From a region of the Criblamydia sequanensis CRIB-18 genome:
- a CDS encoding GatB/YqeY domain-containing protein: MTLIEKINEDIKQAMKDRDQLRLDTLRMLKSKILTVDARGNLPDSEVIKLFKTYLGSLKEAMELSDSANRREAVERLKSEIEIVQEFLPKTPSPEETRKIVEQAIIDSEAKTKKDLGFVMKSIMKINNTVDGKLAKEIAEQLLSE; the protein is encoded by the coding sequence ATGACACTCATAGAAAAAATCAATGAAGATATCAAACAAGCCATGAAAGACCGTGATCAATTAAGGCTCGACACTTTACGCATGCTGAAGTCTAAAATATTAACTGTCGATGCTAGGGGCAATCTTCCGGATAGCGAAGTGATAAAACTTTTTAAAACTTATTTGGGCAGTTTAAAAGAAGCTATGGAACTATCAGACTCTGCTAATCGTAGAGAAGCTGTCGAACGCTTAAAAAGCGAGATCGAAATCGTTCAGGAATTTTTACCCAAAACCCCCTCTCCCGAGGAAACTCGAAAAATTGTCGAACAGGCGATTATTGATTCGGAAGCTAAGACAAAAAAAGATCTTGGCTTTGTTATGAAAAGCATCATGAAGATCAATAATACTGTAGATGGAAAATTAGCTAAGGAAATAGCCGAACAGTTGCTTTCGGAATAA
- the queC gene encoding 7-cyano-7-deazaguanine synthase QueC translates to MKAIILFSGGLDSTVLLAKALEEKKQVFLLSFDYGQRHIVELSSAQKIASHYGLTIKTLKLPNDCFRGSSLIGDGEVSREIKELKVNDIPTTYVPARNTLFFAFAMGFAETIDANEIHYGANKLDYNAYPDCRPEFISAFQKVLDIGSKNANLGKPIKLCTPLVHLDKSEIIQLGKKLKAPIELSFSCYSPSQEGLSCEECLSCRLRNEGFKNVDQSARARYL, encoded by the coding sequence ATGAAAGCGATTATTCTTTTCAGCGGCGGACTTGATTCGACTGTTTTACTTGCCAAGGCCCTCGAAGAAAAAAAACAAGTTTTCCTCTTAAGCTTTGATTATGGCCAAAGGCACATTGTCGAACTTAGTTCGGCTCAAAAAATAGCTTCTCATTATGGTTTAACAATAAAAACGCTAAAGCTGCCAAATGATTGTTTCAGGGGGTCTAGTCTTATAGGAGATGGCGAGGTAAGCCGTGAGATAAAAGAATTAAAAGTAAATGATATTCCGACGACTTATGTCCCTGCAAGAAATACCCTGTTTTTTGCTTTTGCCATGGGTTTTGCAGAAACCATAGACGCAAATGAGATTCACTATGGCGCCAACAAATTGGACTACAATGCTTACCCCGATTGCCGCCCCGAATTTATTTCGGCCTTTCAAAAGGTTTTAGATATAGGTTCAAAAAATGCCAATCTCGGAAAACCGATAAAGCTTTGCACGCCATTGGTTCATCTGGATAAAAGCGAGATCATTCAGCTTGGAAAAAAACTGAAAGCACCCATAGAACTATCTTTCAGCTGCTATTCACCAAGCCAAGAGGGCTTAAGCTGCGAAGAATGCTTATCTTGCAGACTTAGAAATGAAGGCTTCAAAAATGTGGATCAGTCAGCAAGGGCTCGATACCTGTAA
- a CDS encoding radical SAM protein yields METNTKTLRLIELFGSVQGETSFSGLPTTFIRLASCNLRCTWCDTPYSFGRGDAYSLEEILKQVKENHLKWVCITGGEPLLQENVYPLMQALIDLGYIVSLETSGSLCTQRVPEKVAIILDIKCPGSGMESKNLFSNLNHLKNNDEVKFVIKDEIDYRYSLDICRKFGLFEREKQPLFSPVHDELDSKLLIDWIKRDKIAVRLNLQIHKFIWSKDTKGV; encoded by the coding sequence ATGGAAACCAATACAAAAACACTAAGACTTATTGAACTTTTTGGAAGCGTGCAAGGAGAGACAAGCTTTAGCGGTCTTCCAACGACTTTTATTAGGCTCGCAAGCTGCAATTTAAGATGCACATGGTGCGATACTCCCTACTCTTTTGGCCGAGGAGATGCCTATAGCCTCGAAGAAATTCTAAAACAAGTGAAAGAAAACCATTTAAAATGGGTTTGTATCACAGGGGGTGAGCCATTGCTTCAAGAAAACGTTTACCCTCTAATGCAAGCGTTAATAGACCTTGGTTATATAGTTTCCCTTGAAACAAGCGGTTCGCTTTGCACTCAAAGGGTACCTGAAAAAGTCGCTATCATTCTTGATATCAAATGCCCCGGAAGCGGAATGGAGTCCAAAAATCTTTTCTCAAACCTCAACCATCTAAAAAATAATGATGAAGTTAAATTCGTGATCAAAGACGAAATTGACTATCGCTATTCTTTGGATATTTGTCGAAAATTCGGTCTATTTGAAAGAGAAAAACAGCCGCTATTCTCTCCTGTCCACGATGAGCTGGATTCAAAACTGCTGATAGATTGGATAAAAAGAGATAAAATCGCGGTAAGGCTTAATCTTCAAATCCATAAATTTATCTGGTCAAAGGATACTAAAGGGGTATGA
- the glgP gene encoding alpha-glucan family phosphorylase, with amino-acid sequence MSNEKSRSIAYFSMEIALESAMPTYSGGLGALAGDTIRSAADLRVPMVGVSLLYRKGYFFQIFDEEGNQSEKPAEWVIENFLIKTPGRVTLNLEGREVIIEAWRYDVLSAHGFVIPVYFLDTDVEGNDEEDRVLTHKLYGGDARYRLCQEAILGMGGVRMLRNLGYNNLHTFHMNEGHASLLTVELLEESARQEGRSEVDQADIDKVRRMCVFTTHTPVPAGHDQFPLELVKEVLGQREIFELKNVFCHESMLNMTYLALNLSDYVNGVAKRHGEISRLMFGGYAIEAITNGVYAPFWVSPPFQELFDRYIPNWRDDNFAFRYALSIPLEDVWRAHLEAKKLLVDYIARKTNIALDMHAFTIGFARRAAAYKRGDLLFYDIERLKKIARYHGKIQIIYAGKAHPNDKEGKELIRRIFKAMDELKEDIKVVYLDNYDLKLARLLTAGSDIWLNTPRAPMEASGTSGMKAALNGVPSLSILDGWWIEGCIENITGWAIGKAPNGDDFDFEQNGNSEDQEDAISLLDKLDNVILPMYYGDREDFIHVMLNAIALNGSFFNTQRMVQQYVLNAYYRYRALAD; translated from the coding sequence ATGTCTAACGAAAAGAGTAGAAGCATTGCTTATTTCTCTATGGAAATTGCTCTAGAATCAGCTATGCCTACTTATAGCGGCGGTTTAGGCGCCCTTGCAGGGGATACAATACGTTCTGCAGCAGATCTTAGAGTACCTATGGTTGGGGTTAGCCTTCTTTATAGAAAAGGGTATTTCTTTCAGATCTTTGATGAAGAGGGCAATCAATCGGAAAAGCCTGCAGAATGGGTGATTGAGAATTTTCTTATTAAAACCCCGGGCAGGGTCACCCTTAATTTAGAAGGGCGAGAGGTTATAATTGAAGCCTGGAGGTATGATGTCCTCTCAGCGCATGGTTTTGTGATTCCGGTATATTTTCTTGATACCGATGTAGAGGGTAATGATGAAGAAGATCGAGTCCTTACCCATAAGCTTTATGGTGGAGATGCAAGGTATAGATTATGCCAGGAAGCCATTCTCGGCATGGGCGGGGTCCGTATGCTCCGTAATTTGGGCTACAACAATCTTCATACTTTTCATATGAATGAGGGCCATGCAAGCTTATTAACTGTCGAGTTATTGGAAGAATCCGCAAGACAAGAGGGAAGGTCTGAAGTTGATCAAGCAGACATTGACAAAGTAAGAAGAATGTGTGTTTTTACAACCCATACGCCTGTCCCAGCAGGCCATGATCAGTTTCCCTTAGAGCTTGTAAAAGAAGTCTTAGGCCAGCGCGAAATCTTCGAGCTAAAAAACGTCTTTTGCCATGAGAGCATGCTCAATATGACCTATTTAGCCTTGAATTTAAGCGATTATGTCAATGGTGTGGCGAAAAGGCATGGTGAAATTTCAAGGTTAATGTTCGGCGGCTATGCGATCGAGGCCATCACAAATGGCGTCTACGCACCTTTTTGGGTATCTCCTCCTTTTCAGGAGCTTTTCGATCGTTATATCCCAAATTGGAGGGATGATAATTTTGCTTTTCGCTATGCCTTAAGCATTCCTTTAGAAGATGTTTGGCGCGCCCACTTAGAAGCGAAAAAATTGCTTGTCGATTATATCGCTCGGAAAACAAACATTGCTTTAGATATGCATGCTTTCACGATTGGCTTTGCAAGACGGGCGGCAGCTTATAAAAGAGGTGATCTTCTTTTTTATGATATCGAACGATTAAAAAAAATTGCTAGATACCATGGCAAAATTCAGATTATTTATGCCGGCAAAGCGCACCCAAATGATAAGGAAGGAAAAGAGCTCATCAGGCGCATATTTAAAGCAATGGATGAGCTGAAAGAAGACATTAAGGTCGTTTATCTCGATAATTATGACTTAAAATTGGCAAGACTATTAACGGCCGGATCTGATATTTGGCTAAATACGCCGAGAGCTCCGATGGAAGCCTCGGGAACAAGCGGCATGAAAGCTGCCTTAAATGGGGTTCCCTCGCTAAGCATTTTAGATGGCTGGTGGATAGAAGGGTGCATAGAAAATATCACCGGATGGGCGATCGGAAAGGCTCCGAACGGAGATGATTTTGATTTTGAACAAAATGGCAATTCAGAAGATCAAGAGGACGCGATTTCTCTTTTAGATAAACTTGATAATGTTATTTTGCCCATGTATTACGGCGATAGGGAAGATTTTATTCATGTTATGCTAAATGCTATCGCCTTGAACGGCTCTTTTTTTAATACGCAGAGAATGGTTCAACAATATGTTCTTAATGCCTATTACAGGTATCGAGCCCTTGCTGACTGA
- a CDS encoding 4-alpha-glucanotransferase: MVSDPISNLPSKKQWQKVGFRPHHGIVLPLFSLHSKKSSGIGEFLDLIPLIDWLKGTKFDVIQLLPLNDTGGLPSPYSALTANGLNPIHLSLHDLPLKNLHPPYPIFPPGWQKEIIDYEKVAKLKTQFLKEYFDKCFPSLSNSPEYLKFTQNHSSWLESYALYRAAREHLGVFEREKWLLIKKNKNNLQKEMDFFSFLQFLSFKQLKQVKEYAEENQIFLKGDIPILLSSDSADVLENEDLFIKGKVAGAPPDQFSEEGQYWGFPVYDWEHKFEKVLDFWKKRLKIASEFYHIYRLDHLVGLFRIWAINKGDPATKGVFLPSDESLWIPTGTKILSEFLKASPLFPIAEDLGVVPDSVRAALLNLGIPGTKVLRWEREGLHGKFHPLNSFSKISMTTVSTHDTETLKGWAIAHPHDFKRYCHDEHLDLSESSENLLFQILEASHKSSSLFHINLLQEYLSFVPHLSKKDPSKERINNPADFSYPNWCYRFKPSVEEISSDKDLLAIMNAVSK, translated from the coding sequence ATGGTCTCAGATCCAATTTCTAACTTGCCTTCAAAAAAGCAATGGCAAAAAGTCGGCTTTCGTCCCCACCATGGAATAGTCCTTCCTCTTTTTTCTCTCCATAGCAAGAAAAGCTCAGGCATCGGCGAGTTTCTAGACTTAATCCCTCTTATCGATTGGTTAAAAGGAACAAAATTTGATGTCATTCAGTTGCTTCCACTTAACGATACAGGAGGCCTTCCTAGCCCTTACAGCGCTTTAACTGCCAATGGCTTAAACCCCATTCATTTATCCTTGCATGACCTTCCTTTAAAAAACTTGCATCCTCCCTACCCGATCTTTCCACCGGGTTGGCAAAAAGAAATAATTGATTATGAAAAGGTTGCAAAACTAAAAACTCAATTTTTAAAAGAATACTTCGATAAATGTTTTCCATCCCTTTCAAATTCGCCCGAATACCTTAAATTCACTCAAAACCATTCTTCATGGCTTGAATCTTACGCTTTATATAGAGCTGCAAGAGAGCATTTGGGTGTTTTTGAACGCGAGAAATGGCTCTTAATTAAAAAAAATAAAAATAACCTTCAAAAGGAAATGGATTTCTTTTCGTTTTTGCAATTCCTTTCTTTTAAGCAATTAAAACAAGTGAAGGAATACGCCGAAGAAAATCAAATCTTTCTCAAGGGGGATATCCCGATTCTTCTCTCCTCTGATAGTGCCGATGTCCTTGAAAATGAAGATCTCTTTATTAAAGGAAAAGTCGCAGGAGCGCCTCCGGATCAATTTTCAGAAGAAGGTCAATACTGGGGCTTTCCTGTTTATGATTGGGAACACAAATTTGAAAAAGTTTTAGATTTTTGGAAAAAAAGACTTAAAATCGCAAGCGAGTTTTATCATATATATCGTTTAGACCATTTGGTCGGATTATTTCGCATTTGGGCCATTAATAAAGGCGATCCGGCAACAAAAGGTGTTTTCTTGCCTTCTGATGAATCGCTTTGGATTCCGACGGGGACAAAAATTTTATCTGAGTTTTTAAAAGCATCGCCTCTTTTTCCCATAGCTGAGGACCTAGGAGTTGTTCCGGATAGCGTTAGGGCAGCTCTTTTAAATCTTGGAATACCCGGGACAAAGGTTTTAAGATGGGAAAGAGAAGGCTTGCATGGAAAGTTTCATCCCTTGAATTCTTTTTCTAAAATCAGCATGACGACGGTGTCGACTCATGACACAGAGACTTTGAAAGGCTGGGCAATAGCACATCCTCATGACTTTAAAAGATACTGCCATGATGAACATCTTGACTTAAGCGAAAGCTCAGAAAATCTGCTTTTTCAAATTTTAGAAGCAAGCCACAAAAGTTCCAGTCTTTTTCACATCAATCTTTTGCAAGAATATCTTTCTTTTGTTCCTCATCTTTCAAAAAAAGACCCTTCCAAAGAGCGGATTAATAACCCTGCCGATTTTTCCTATCCGAATTGGTGTTATCGCTTTAAGCCAAGTGTCGAAGAAATATCGAGCGATAAAGATCTTTTGGCTATCATGAATGCCGTCTCAAAATAA
- a CDS encoding FHA domain-containing protein, translating to MLDNSLVNPSLTSEKYTKKFNYYATALCSYKGNDIRIFKFDSEDSIDLNGKVVIQIEKITLNKALEKLKKNYEKLSEEKKRSSEVADKVNRVLENSYLRGDKRLSFFEPIFNLKAEDSLLLKQLLENLKLKEEETSFSKDGLNFSSYILKNSLVLKMIDSDKTEICFKLYPKANGKVEIIAKGEQKKVLIKKLKIEGIYDELVPAIKQAMKSGVIDAMNNSLCVRLGFTKNEILMDKSGIEIEVQPKSEILSFALRRNEKETSFTLIRSDNAVFLKKEPEGKIIYQTFFEKLTLENILKRMTQEFDWSEEALKGEKEDEHEKIASDKLFSLMGIRKNSFVSYVDGIKIGFFKLDETIIAINAESKFGKQGPFFVLTFAKGRLDLFDVTTRSLVYRTSLQDFDLEKLKQVVACNSNIVDSKDLFESSVLRMLGSMEITKKKLIKKTVELSIDPKSRVGDYKKEGYRKIYALLDAYKVRDKIKLDESMTVGELLTKIKKLKKNGLTDSVGFKAMKLVLDESLLANEALSLDDKSLLEKLIQRNKEQRKIQKKQETLFENWEKYKSTSDIKDKKHFQKNKSSLTEKVLEEVLRHENEEVGVLISTGWKGHHVNVECLYENGTYKIIIANAGDGSETNRQVYEAKGRHKTPRLNKKKGITVKIFETKDREIFRKTLGNVLAFEGVCSKKKVETKFDALFDGLTLVEDYSIPPRPWQTTSNCVVRNQQESIFYICQRNDRVSLANQLQKNLEKNLINRAALVESEYPSLKDGLEAHKKIQIEPLRKGSCTMVLKDHRKDTVHYIPLGNGIKMVLGRKGDMRVSDYKKSISKRHAVLEEKKGKFLLSLHPKSHSEARVYIHRNDKKISLKKESKVKKIPLNKGDILYFNHKAQFLIV from the coding sequence ATGCTGGATAATTCACTCGTCAATCCCTCTTTAACTTCTGAAAAATACACCAAAAAATTTAACTATTATGCGACGGCCCTTTGTAGTTATAAAGGAAATGATATAAGAATTTTTAAGTTTGATTCTGAGGATTCTATAGACCTAAATGGCAAAGTGGTAATTCAGATAGAGAAAATTACATTAAATAAGGCGCTTGAGAAGCTTAAAAAGAATTATGAAAAACTTTCTGAAGAGAAAAAGAGATCCTCGGAGGTAGCTGATAAAGTTAATAGAGTCCTTGAAAATAGCTACCTTAGAGGGGATAAGAGGCTTTCCTTCTTTGAACCTATTTTTAATCTTAAAGCTGAAGACTCTCTTCTTTTGAAACAACTCTTGGAAAATTTAAAGCTTAAAGAAGAAGAAACTTCTTTTTCAAAAGACGGTTTAAATTTTAGCAGCTATATCTTAAAGAACTCTCTAGTTTTAAAAATGATAGACTCTGATAAAACCGAAATCTGCTTCAAATTATATCCAAAAGCTAATGGCAAAGTTGAAATTATAGCCAAAGGTGAGCAAAAGAAAGTTTTAATCAAAAAATTAAAAATAGAGGGAATTTATGATGAGCTTGTGCCGGCAATTAAACAAGCGATGAAATCCGGTGTGATTGACGCCATGAATAACTCTTTGTGCGTTAGACTCGGGTTCACAAAAAATGAAATCCTTATGGATAAATCAGGGATTGAAATAGAGGTTCAGCCAAAATCTGAAATTCTGTCTTTTGCGCTAAGAAGAAATGAAAAAGAAACTTCTTTTACATTGATAAGAAGCGATAATGCAGTCTTCTTAAAAAAAGAACCGGAAGGTAAAATAATTTACCAAACTTTTTTTGAAAAGCTCACGCTTGAAAATATCCTTAAAAGGATGACTCAAGAATTTGATTGGAGTGAAGAGGCTCTTAAGGGAGAAAAAGAAGATGAGCATGAAAAAATCGCTTCCGATAAATTATTTTCTCTTATGGGAATTAGAAAAAACTCATTTGTTTCCTATGTCGATGGCATTAAAATAGGATTTTTTAAATTAGACGAAACTATAATTGCAATTAATGCCGAGTCTAAATTTGGAAAGCAGGGTCCATTTTTTGTATTGACTTTTGCTAAAGGAAGATTAGATCTATTTGATGTTACTACAAGAAGCCTCGTTTACAGGACTTCCCTTCAAGATTTTGATTTAGAGAAATTAAAACAAGTAGTCGCTTGCAACTCAAACATTGTCGATTCAAAAGACCTATTTGAATCCTCTGTTCTCAGGATGCTCGGTTCTATGGAGATAACTAAGAAAAAGCTTATAAAAAAGACGGTAGAACTAAGCATAGACCCGAAATCACGAGTGGGCGACTATAAAAAAGAGGGATATAGAAAAATTTATGCTCTCTTAGATGCCTATAAAGTAAGAGATAAAATCAAATTAGATGAATCGATGACGGTAGGGGAACTTTTAACAAAAATTAAAAAACTTAAAAAAAACGGTCTAACGGACTCTGTCGGTTTTAAAGCGATGAAATTGGTATTGGATGAATCCCTTTTAGCCAATGAAGCTCTATCCTTAGATGATAAGTCTCTTTTAGAAAAACTGATACAAAGAAACAAAGAACAGAGAAAAATCCAAAAAAAACAAGAGACTTTATTCGAAAATTGGGAAAAATATAAATCGACTTCCGATATCAAAGATAAGAAACATTTCCAGAAAAATAAATCTAGCCTTACTGAAAAAGTATTAGAAGAAGTACTTCGCCATGAAAATGAAGAGGTCGGAGTTCTTATTTCGACCGGATGGAAAGGTCATCATGTGAATGTTGAATGCCTTTATGAAAATGGCACCTATAAAATTATTATTGCAAATGCGGGGGATGGTTCTGAAACAAATAGACAAGTTTATGAAGCAAAAGGCCGTCATAAAACCCCTAGGTTAAATAAGAAAAAAGGAATTACCGTAAAAATCTTTGAAACAAAAGACAGGGAAATTTTTAGAAAAACATTAGGCAATGTTTTGGCCTTCGAAGGGGTTTGTTCTAAGAAGAAGGTTGAAACTAAATTTGATGCTCTCTTTGATGGTTTAACTCTTGTGGAAGATTATTCCATCCCTCCAAGGCCATGGCAGACGACATCAAACTGTGTGGTTCGAAATCAACAAGAGTCTATATTTTATATTTGCCAAAGAAATGATAGGGTGTCTCTTGCAAACCAACTCCAAAAAAATTTAGAAAAGAATCTAATCAATAGAGCGGCCTTAGTGGAATCTGAGTACCCTTCTTTGAAAGATGGGTTGGAAGCGCATAAAAAAATTCAGATTGAGCCTTTACGAAAAGGCTCTTGCACTATGGTTTTAAAGGACCATAGAAAAGATACGGTGCATTACATCCCCCTTGGAAATGGCATCAAAATGGTTCTTGGAAGAAAAGGGGATATGCGTGTTTCGGATTATAAAAAATCAATTTCAAAAAGGCATGCTGTTTTAGAAGAGAAAAAAGGAAAGTTTCTTCTCTCTCTTCATCCGAAGAGCCATTCGGAAGCAAGAGTTTATATTCACAGAAATGACAAAAAAATAAGTCTCAAAAAAGAGAGCAAGGTTAAAAAGATACCTCTTAACAAAGGGGATATTCTTTACTTTAACCATAAAGCTCAATTTTTGATAGTTTAA
- a CDS encoding malate dehydrogenase: MEKKLMRVAVTGGAGQIAYSLLFRIASGELFGKDQPIALQILEVPEVLTQLEGVKMELEDSAFPLLKEITIGSDPYTIFEEVEWAILIGAKPRGPGMERKDLLLENGKIFVEQGKALSESALKDAKVLVVGNPCNTNALITLDNARNLKKEHIFAMTALDQSRAEGFLASKANVGVSEVKNMTIWGNHSSTQVPDFYNAKIHSKSAAEVIGDEAWLKDVFIPKVQKRGAEIIKARGKSSAASAANSIIRTIQSIIYPSHPGDSFSLCIFSEGNEYGIDENLVFSFPCRSLGGGNIKIVSKMKMNPFLEEKIKLSEKELIEERELAFAKTI; this comes from the coding sequence ATGGAAAAAAAGCTGATGAGGGTTGCGGTAACCGGGGGCGCCGGTCAAATTGCCTATAGCCTTCTTTTTCGAATTGCCTCAGGGGAGCTCTTTGGTAAAGATCAGCCTATTGCTTTGCAAATTCTCGAAGTTCCGGAAGTTTTAACTCAACTTGAAGGAGTTAAGATGGAACTTGAGGACTCAGCCTTTCCTTTGCTCAAAGAAATTACAATAGGGAGCGACCCTTATACGATTTTTGAAGAGGTGGAATGGGCCATTCTGATTGGGGCAAAACCAAGAGGACCAGGAATGGAGAGAAAAGACCTTCTTTTGGAAAATGGTAAAATTTTTGTTGAACAGGGTAAAGCGTTATCAGAGTCAGCTTTAAAAGACGCTAAGGTTCTTGTAGTTGGAAACCCTTGCAATACGAATGCCCTTATCACTCTCGACAATGCGAGGAATCTAAAAAAAGAACATATTTTTGCAATGACCGCCCTTGATCAATCAAGAGCTGAAGGGTTTCTTGCAAGTAAAGCGAATGTTGGCGTCAGTGAAGTTAAGAATATGACGATTTGGGGCAACCATTCCTCAACCCAAGTCCCCGATTTTTATAATGCTAAAATTCATAGTAAAAGCGCAGCCGAAGTAATTGGCGATGAGGCGTGGTTAAAAGATGTTTTCATCCCAAAAGTGCAAAAGAGGGGAGCTGAAATTATTAAAGCTCGAGGAAAGTCCTCTGCAGCCTCGGCCGCAAATTCGATTATCAGAACGATTCAATCCATCATATATCCCTCTCATCCGGGAGATAGCTTTTCACTTTGCATTTTTAGTGAAGGCAATGAGTATGGAATTGATGAAAATTTAGTTTTTTCTTTCCCTTGCCGATCCCTTGGCGGCGGAAACATTAAAATCGTCTCTAAAATGAAAATGAATCCTTTTCTTGAAGAAAAAATTAAATTATCTGAAAAAGAGCTTATAGAAGAGCGAGAACTTGCATTTGCAAAAACCATCTAA